Proteins found in one Thermodesulfatator atlanticus DSM 21156 genomic segment:
- a CDS encoding Nif3-like dinuclear metal center hexameric protein, producing MATTVEEITRAFEEWTPNTLAEDWDNVGLQLGSLKAKVKKLGFALDLTPQTLSQAISYGLDCLVTHHPFLFKSIKNICWDSWPGSAIKTLCEKNISLISLHTNLDAAQEGVSDILAKLLHLKVERAILPSKGAAKYLVSLYVPKGYEEKIRQILLEEKTSFRGKYYACSFAVEGKGSFFPEEDAKPFVGESGKLNVVPETKLEFLVPGYQLPKIISKIKEIHPYEEVPFDVLPLETRDAKVGLGRVGLLPLEITLRELALKVSEVLQSKAVFMVGDPQKLVRKVALCAGAGGELFKRAYDRGAEVYITAEVKYHQAREAETLGLSLISCGHFESEIFIVPQMAEFIKSWAAARDLDLEVFVLKEKSPFLPVF from the coding sequence AGAGCTTTTGAAGAATGGACACCAAACACGCTGGCTGAAGATTGGGATAACGTTGGTCTTCAGCTCGGTTCTTTAAAAGCAAAAGTCAAAAAGCTCGGTTTTGCCCTTGATCTTACCCCACAGACCCTCTCTCAGGCGATTTCTTACGGCTTAGATTGCCTTGTTACCCACCATCCTTTCTTGTTTAAAAGTATCAAAAATATTTGCTGGGATAGCTGGCCAGGAAGTGCTATAAAAACACTTTGTGAAAAAAATATTTCCCTTATTTCTCTTCACACTAACCTCGATGCTGCGCAGGAAGGCGTAAGCGACATTTTGGCAAAGCTTCTTCACCTAAAAGTCGAGCGTGCCATACTTCCAAGCAAAGGTGCCGCCAAGTATCTTGTTTCTCTTTATGTCCCCAAGGGTTATGAAGAAAAGATCAGGCAAATTTTACTCGAAGAAAAGACTTCTTTTCGGGGCAAATACTATGCTTGCTCTTTTGCGGTGGAAGGTAAAGGGAGTTTTTTCCCTGAAGAAGATGCTAAACCTTTTGTGGGTGAGAGCGGAAAACTAAACGTAGTCCCTGAAACCAAGCTTGAATTTCTGGTCCCTGGCTATCAACTCCCAAAGATTATTTCGAAAATTAAAGAAATTCATCCCTACGAAGAAGTGCCCTTTGATGTTTTGCCTTTAGAGACCAGAGATGCCAAGGTTGGTCTGGGAAGGGTGGGCCTGCTGCCTCTGGAAATTACTTTGCGAGAGCTTGCCCTTAAAGTTTCAGAGGTTTTGCAATCAAAGGCTGTTTTTATGGTGGGAGATCCCCAAAAACTCGTAAGAAAAGTAGCCCTTTGTGCAGGGGCAGGAGGCGAACTTTTTAAAAGGGCTTATGACCGTGGTGCAGAGGTTTATATTACGGCGGAAGTCAAGTACCATCAGGCGCGCGAGGCAGAAACCTTGGGCCTTAGCCTTATTTCCTGTGGGCATTTTGAGTCTGAAATCTTTATCGTGCCCCAAATGGCAGAGTTTATAAAGTCATGGGCTGCTGCAAGGGATTTAGACCTTGAAGTTTTTGTTTTAAAAGAAAAATCACCCTTTTTACCGGTATTTTAA
- the bioB gene encoding biotin synthase BioB — translation MFIEKKTIIELIEGKVDVFSALFEAKKLKEKYFGNQVETCAIVNAKSGRCPSDCKFCAQAKDYRTGAPEYPLLSEKELLSAIENAAYSGIDRFSLVTSGIKPSPKDLKKILAVIEKAREKFPKLKLCASLGQLGIDELKALKEAGLSRYHHNLETAESFYPEICTKQDWRERLRTAARVKEIGLSLCCGGIFGLGEKATQVIEFAETLKKLAPDSIPVNFLHPICGTPLEKASFLTPQKALAVLVVLRFFLPDKEIRVCGGREYNLRDLQALCLFPANALMVGNYLTTHGRNLETDKIMIEDLGYRSNLR, via the coding sequence ATGTTCATAGAAAAAAAGACCATTATAGAGCTTATTGAAGGCAAAGTAGATGTATTTTCCGCCTTATTTGAGGCCAAAAAACTCAAAGAAAAGTATTTTGGAAACCAGGTCGAAACCTGCGCTATTGTAAACGCCAAAAGTGGGCGCTGCCCTTCAGACTGCAAGTTTTGTGCCCAGGCAAAAGACTATCGCACAGGCGCACCGGAATATCCTTTACTATCTGAAAAAGAACTTCTTAGCGCCATAGAAAACGCCGCTTACTCAGGGATTGACCGCTTTAGCCTGGTAACAAGCGGCATAAAACCCTCTCCCAAAGATTTAAAAAAGATTTTGGCGGTGATTGAAAAGGCGCGCGAAAAATTCCCCAAGCTCAAACTCTGTGCATCCTTAGGACAACTTGGAATAGATGAGCTTAAAGCCTTAAAAGAAGCCGGACTTTCCCGTTACCATCACAACCTTGAAACCGCAGAAAGTTTTTATCCTGAAATTTGCACTAAACAGGATTGGAGGGAAAGACTTCGCACCGCAGCCAGGGTCAAGGAAATCGGGCTTTCCCTTTGCTGCGGCGGGATCTTTGGCTTAGGAGAAAAAGCCACCCAGGTAATTGAATTTGCCGAAACTTTGAAAAAACTTGCTCCAGATTCGATCCCGGTTAATTTTTTACACCCTATTTGTGGCACTCCTCTTGAAAAGGCATCATTTCTTACCCCGCAAAAGGCCCTGGCCGTCCTCGTAGTGCTTAGATTTTTTCTGCCTGACAAGGAAATTCGTGTGTGTGGCGGAAGAGAATATAATCTTAGGGATCTTCAAGCCCTCTGTCTTTTCCCGGCCAATGCCCTGATGGTTGGCAATTATTTGACTACCCACGGGAGGAATCTAGAAACAGACAAGATTATGATTGAAGACTTAGGTTACCGCAGCAATTTAAGATAA
- a CDS encoding zinc ribbon domain-containing protein: protein MREEIVNLIKLQEIDLKILSLDKAKEEFPESLKAAEEALAQKKKELQALENEIEELQFQRRKFEEELEQEYQRLKKSQTRLMEVKAQREYQALLKEIEEIKKANKKREEELIHMMERVEELSKKKEEVKKEIGDLEKKVEEERAKYDAKCAELDKERDGIWKERESIANKIPTNLLKRYEFIKSRRHGLAVVPVMNAVCDGCHMNIPPQLYNELQRDDKIYECPICQRIIFFKKEYAEVLPGDPEVEEASQEEEPEKAKKTRKKKKAKKAKEE from the coding sequence GTGCGGGAGGAAATTGTAAATCTAATCAAGCTTCAAGAGATTGACCTTAAAATTTTATCACTTGATAAGGCCAAGGAAGAATTTCCAGAGTCTCTTAAGGCCGCAGAAGAAGCTTTAGCTCAAAAGAAAAAAGAACTTCAAGCCCTAGAGAATGAGATTGAAGAGTTGCAATTTCAGCGTCGGAAATTTGAAGAAGAGCTCGAGCAGGAGTATCAGCGTCTTAAAAAAAGTCAGACGAGGCTTATGGAAGTCAAGGCCCAGCGGGAGTATCAGGCCCTTTTAAAAGAGATAGAAGAAATTAAAAAGGCCAACAAAAAGCGAGAAGAAGAACTCATTCACATGATGGAACGCGTTGAAGAACTCTCTAAGAAAAAAGAGGAAGTTAAAAAAGAAATCGGCGATCTTGAGAAAAAAGTCGAAGAGGAAAGGGCGAAATACGACGCCAAGTGTGCTGAACTTGACAAAGAAAGAGACGGCATCTGGAAAGAGCGTGAAAGCATTGCTAACAAGATTCCGACCAATTTGCTTAAGCGCTACGAATTTATCAAATCGCGAAGACACGGGCTCGCAGTAGTGCCTGTTATGAATGCGGTTTGCGATGGCTGTCACATGAACATACCGCCGCAGCTCTACAACGAGCTTCAACGCGATGACAAAATTTACGAATGCCCTATTTGCCAACGTATCATCTTTTTTAAGAAAGAATATGCAGAAGTTCTTCCAGGGGACCCCGAAGTAGAAGAGGCGTCTCAAGAAGAAGAACCTGAAAAGGCCAAAAAAACCAGGAAAAAGAAGAAAGCCAAAAAGGCCAAGGAAGAATAA